The Deinococcus aquiradiocola genome includes a window with the following:
- a CDS encoding DUF3291 domain-containing protein, with protein sequence MTLHLAQFNYGVLRVPETHPDARDFRDALAPINALAARSPGFVWQLPDEDCAAYFMPGSTPLMMVNLSVWEDVRSLRDFTLHGPHLDFLRRRREWFVRQDRPHFCMWWVQAGYRPGPDEARARLEHLRVHGPTPAAFTFTPSYPPEAVDLPASSQT encoded by the coding sequence GTGACCCTGCACCTCGCCCAGTTCAACTACGGCGTCCTGCGCGTCCCCGAAACCCACCCGGACGCCCGCGACTTCAGGGACGCCCTCGCGCCCATCAACGCCCTCGCCGCCCGCAGCCCCGGCTTCGTGTGGCAGCTGCCCGACGAGGACTGCGCAGCGTACTTCATGCCCGGCAGCACGCCCCTGATGATGGTCAACCTGAGCGTCTGGGAAGACGTCCGGAGCCTGCGGGACTTCACCCTGCACGGCCCGCACCTCGACTTCCTGAGACGCCGCCGCGAGTGGTTCGTGCGCCAGGACCGACCGCACTTCTGCATGTGGTGGGTGCAGGCCGGATACCGTCCCGGCCCCGACGAGGCCCGCGCCCGCCTGGAACACCTCCGCGTCCACGGCCCCACCCCCGCCGCCTTCACCTTCACGCCGTCCTACCCGCCGGAAGCGGTGGACCTCCCGGCCTCATCCCAGACGTAG
- a CDS encoding RidA family protein produces MTQQNARTNFAGTSPWEPVVGYSRAVRVGPHVHVAGTTATRDGVVLFPGDAGAQARAALCIIAGALAQAGAELRHVVRTRIYVKDISQWEAVGRAHGEVFGEVRPACSMVQVSGLIDPLHLVEIEADAYVWDEAGRSTASGG; encoded by the coding sequence ATGACCCAGCAGAACGCCAGGACCAACTTCGCCGGTACTTCGCCCTGGGAACCTGTGGTGGGGTACTCGCGGGCCGTGAGGGTGGGGCCGCACGTGCATGTGGCGGGCACCACCGCCACGCGGGACGGCGTGGTCCTGTTTCCCGGTGATGCGGGAGCCCAGGCGCGGGCGGCCCTGTGCATCATTGCCGGGGCGCTGGCGCAGGCGGGCGCGGAGTTGCGGCACGTGGTCCGTACCCGCATCTACGTGAAGGACATCTCGCAGTGGGAGGCGGTCGGTCGGGCGCACGGCGAGGTGTTCGGTGAGGTGCGGCCTGCCTGCAGCATGGTGCAGGTGAGTGGCCTGATCGACCCGTTGCACCTCGTGGAGATAGAGGCCGACGCCTACGTCTGGGATGAGGCCGGGAGGTCCACCGCTTCCGGCGGGTAG
- a CDS encoding inorganic diphosphatase, whose product MTTAPPTGTPDAPATLTGPLTGPLTGIVEWRQGETRRHIWRDGHLVPYRTEPLPTPVNYGCLPGTLNPADHAEIDAVWLGPPLPTGQHVTAPPTGLLHLQDGDHKVVFGPLHAAQTLLDWFPPERGARLLPASDAWAWLHALGVTPDPPAPS is encoded by the coding sequence GTGACCACAGCCCCACCCACAGGAACGCCGGACGCACCCGCCACCCTCACCGGCCCACTCACCGGCCCACTCACCGGCATCGTCGAGTGGCGACAGGGCGAAACCCGGCGCCACATCTGGCGGGACGGCCACCTCGTCCCGTACCGCACCGAACCGCTCCCCACCCCGGTCAACTACGGCTGCCTGCCCGGCACCCTCAACCCCGCCGACCACGCCGAAATCGACGCCGTATGGCTCGGCCCGCCCCTCCCCACCGGCCAGCACGTCACCGCGCCCCCCACCGGCCTGCTCCACCTGCAGGACGGCGACCACAAGGTCGTCTTCGGCCCCCTGCACGCCGCGCAGACCCTCCTCGACTGGTTCCCGCCCGAACGCGGCGCCCGCCTCCTGCCCGCCAGCGACGCCTGGGCGTGGCTGCACGCCCTCGGCGTGACCCCGGACCCACCAGCCCCTTCCTAA